In a single window of the Geitlerinema sp. PCC 9228 genome:
- the rpoB gene encoding DNA-directed RNA polymerase subunit beta: protein MTNNSISAPSFTLPDLVEIQRASFRWFLQDGLIEELSSFSPITDYTGKLELHFLAADYKLKEPKYGVDEAKRRDSTYAVQMYVPTRLVNKETGEIKEQEVFIGDLPLMTERGTFIINGAERVIVNQIVRSPGVYYKSDIDKNGRRTFNASIIPNRGAWLKIETDKNDLVWVRIDKTRKLSAQILLKALGLSDSEIFDSLRHPEYFQKTLDREGQFSEEEALMELYRKLRPGEPPTVAGGSQLLESRFLDPKRYDLGKVGRYKLNRKLRVNVPDQVRVLTPEDILAAVDYLINLEYDIGATDDIDHLGNRRVRSVGELLQNQVRVGLNRLERIIRERMTVSESDNLTPASLVNPKPLVAAIKEFFGSSQLSQFMDQTNPLAELTHKRRLSALGPGGLTRERAGFAVRDIHPSHYGRICPIETPEGPNAGLIASLATHARVNEYGFLETPFYPVENGRVLQDGPPIFMTADEEDDVRVAPGDIPVDENGYILGDTVAVRYRQDFTTTTPDQVDYLAISPVQVISVATSLIPFLEHDDANRALMGSNMQRQAVPLLCPERPLVGTGLEAQAARDSGMVVVSQLEGVVSYVDATHVTIRADDGQQQTYVLQKYQRSNQDTCLNQRPIVQEGERVVPGQILADGSATEGGELALGHNILVVYMPWEGYNYEDAILISERLVHDDVYTSIHIEKYEIEARATKLGPEEITREIPNVGEDALSNLDESGIIRIGAWVESGDILVGKVTPKGESDQPPEEKLLRAIFGEKARDVRDNSLRVPNGERGRVVDVRVFTREQGDELPPGANMVVRVYVAQKRKIQVGDKMAGRHGNKGIISRILPIEDMPYLPDGTPADIVLNPLGVPSRMNVGQIFECLLGWGGYLLDERYKLIPFDEMHGSEMSRESVHAKLQEARETTGHDWVFDQDNPGKVTVYDGRTGEPFDRPVTVGIAYMLKLVHLVDDKIHARSTGPYSLVTQQPLGGKAQQGGQRFGEMEVWALEAFGASYTLQELLTVKSDDMQGRNEALNAVVKGQPIPRPGTPESFKVLMRELQSLGLDVSVHKVETNEEGESRDVEVDLMAEKAPRQPTIEISQAALEEIREQQ from the coding sequence ATGACCAATAACTCTATTTCCGCACCTTCTTTTACCCTACCCGATTTGGTAGAAATTCAACGGGCGAGCTTTCGTTGGTTTCTCCAAGACGGTCTGATTGAGGAACTGAGCAGTTTTTCCCCCATTACCGACTATACAGGCAAACTAGAACTCCACTTTCTAGCCGCCGACTACAAACTCAAAGAACCCAAATACGGGGTAGACGAAGCCAAACGTCGGGATAGTACCTACGCCGTCCAAATGTACGTTCCCACCCGTTTGGTCAACAAAGAAACCGGCGAAATCAAAGAACAGGAAGTCTTCATCGGCGACCTGCCCTTAATGACCGAACGGGGAACCTTCATCATCAACGGTGCCGAGCGGGTCATCGTCAACCAAATCGTACGCTCTCCCGGCGTCTACTACAAATCAGACATCGACAAAAACGGTCGGCGCACCTTCAACGCTTCTATTATTCCTAACCGCGGCGCTTGGCTCAAAATCGAAACCGACAAAAACGACCTGGTTTGGGTGCGTATCGATAAAACCCGCAAACTCAGCGCCCAAATCCTGCTGAAAGCCCTAGGACTGAGCGACAGCGAAATCTTCGACTCCCTACGCCATCCCGAATACTTCCAAAAAACCCTCGACCGCGAAGGGCAATTCAGTGAAGAAGAAGCCCTCATGGAACTGTACCGGAAACTGCGTCCGGGCGAACCCCCCACCGTTGCTGGCGGTTCGCAACTATTAGAATCGCGTTTTCTCGATCCCAAACGCTACGATTTGGGCAAAGTAGGGCGTTACAAGCTCAACCGCAAACTGCGGGTCAACGTTCCCGACCAAGTTCGGGTGCTAACACCAGAAGATATTCTGGCCGCCGTTGACTACCTCATCAACCTGGAATATGACATCGGTGCCACCGATGACATCGACCACTTGGGCAACCGCCGGGTACGCAGCGTCGGCGAACTCCTGCAAAACCAGGTGCGGGTAGGGCTAAACCGATTGGAACGTATCATTCGCGAACGCATGACCGTTTCCGAATCTGACAACCTGACCCCAGCTTCCCTAGTTAATCCCAAACCCTTGGTCGCCGCCATTAAAGAATTCTTTGGGTCTTCTCAGCTCAGCCAATTCATGGATCAGACCAACCCCCTAGCCGAGCTAACCCATAAACGGCGCTTGTCAGCTTTGGGACCAGGCGGTTTGACCAGGGAACGGGCTGGTTTTGCCGTACGGGACATCCATCCTTCCCACTACGGACGGATTTGCCCCATCGAAACCCCAGAAGGGCCCAACGCCGGGTTGATTGCCTCCCTCGCTACCCACGCCCGGGTCAATGAATATGGCTTTTTGGAAACGCCCTTCTACCCCGTAGAAAACGGACGGGTCTTGCAAGACGGTCCTCCCATCTTCATGACCGCCGATGAAGAAGACGACGTGCGGGTAGCACCAGGGGACATTCCCGTAGACGAAAACGGCTATATCTTGGGAGACACCGTCGCCGTCCGCTACCGTCAAGATTTCACCACTACCACCCCCGACCAAGTAGACTACCTAGCTATTTCTCCCGTCCAAGTTATCTCCGTCGCTACCTCTTTGATTCCTTTCCTGGAACACGACGACGCCAACCGGGCTTTGATGGGTTCCAACATGCAGCGGCAAGCTGTGCCCCTGCTTTGCCCGGAACGTCCTTTGGTCGGTACCGGATTGGAAGCCCAAGCAGCGCGCGATTCGGGCATGGTTGTGGTCTCTCAACTGGAAGGCGTGGTTTCCTATGTGGATGCCACCCATGTAACCATCCGTGCCGATGACGGACAGCAGCAAACCTACGTTCTGCAAAAATATCAGCGTTCCAACCAAGACACCTGCTTGAACCAGCGTCCCATTGTACAGGAAGGAGAACGGGTAGTTCCGGGACAAATTCTGGCAGACGGTTCCGCTACTGAAGGTGGGGAACTGGCCCTGGGACATAACATCCTGGTGGTGTACATGCCTTGGGAAGGCTACAACTACGAAGACGCCATTCTCATCAGCGAGCGGTTGGTACACGACGACGTGTACACCTCCATTCACATTGAAAAATACGAAATTGAAGCTCGCGCCACCAAACTGGGACCCGAAGAAATCACCCGGGAAATTCCCAACGTGGGGGAAGATGCCCTCAGCAACCTAGATGAAAGTGGCATCATTCGCATCGGTGCTTGGGTGGAATCCGGCGATATTCTGGTGGGCAAAGTAACCCCCAAAGGCGAATCCGACCAACCTCCCGAAGAAAAACTCCTACGGGCCATTTTCGGTGAAAAAGCGCGGGACGTGCGAGATAACTCCCTGCGGGTTCCCAACGGCGAACGGGGTCGCGTGGTAGACGTACGTGTCTTTACCCGCGAACAAGGAGACGAACTGCCCCCAGGAGCGAATATGGTGGTGCGCGTCTACGTGGCCCAGAAGCGCAAAATTCAAGTTGGGGACAAAATGGCAGGACGCCACGGCAATAAGGGCATTATCTCCCGGATTTTGCCCATTGAAGATATGCCGTACCTCCCCGACGGCACCCCTGCCGATATTGTCCTCAATCCTCTGGGCGTGCCTTCCCGGATGAATGTGGGACAAATCTTTGAATGCCTGTTGGGATGGGGTGGTTACCTCCTGGACGAGCGCTACAAGCTGATTCCCTTTGACGAGATGCATGGTAGCGAAATGTCCCGGGAAAGTGTCCACGCCAAGCTTCAGGAAGCTCGGGAAACAACTGGGCACGATTGGGTGTTTGACCAGGACAATCCCGGCAAGGTAACTGTTTACGACGGACGCACTGGCGAACCCTTCGACCGTCCGGTTACTGTTGGTATTGCCTACATGTTGAAGCTGGTCCACCTGGTAGACGACAAAATCCACGCTCGCTCTACCGGTCCTTATTCTCTGGTTACGCAACAACCCCTCGGTGGTAAGGCACAGCAAGGGGGTCAGCGTTTCGGCGAAATGGAGGTTTGGGCGTTGGAAGCTTTTGGTGCCTCCTATACGTTGCAAGAGCTGCTCACGGTCAAGTCCGACGATATGCAAGGTCGCAACGAAGCTCTCAATGCTGTGGTTAAAGGACAGCCGATTCCCCGGCCGGGTACGCCAGAATCCTTTAAGGTGCTGATGCGGGAGCTGCAGTCGCTGGGTCTGGATGTTTCTGTGCATAAGGTGGAAACCAATGAAGAGGGCGAAAGCCGCGATGTGGAGGTAGACCTGATGGCGGAAAAAGCACCCCGACAGCCAACTATTGAAATTTCCCAAGCAGCTTTGGAGGAAATCCGCGAACAGCAGTAG
- the hisD gene encoding histidinol dehydrogenase → MLRIINTWSEATAELRRICQRTDNEDTLQEEGKVRQVLQAVKQEGDRALLHYTEQFDRQILQASELRISGSQLDAAYQQVSKDLLDAIRVAKQNIEAFHRQRIPKSWVQFGDDEVVLGKRYTPVERAGIYVPGGRAAYPSTVLMNAIPAAVAGVERIVMVTPPGSESSLHPAVLVAAQEAGIQEIYRVGGAQAIAALAYGTETIPQVDVITGPGNIYVTLAKKLVYGRVGIDSLAGPSEVLVIADETADPVHVAADLLAQAEHDPMAAAILIATSSQFAREVKEDLQRQLANHPRRLLTEKAIANYGLAVVVDSLEAAAQLSNEFAPEHLELEVKEPWALLENIRHAGAIFLGTSTPEAVGDYIAGPNHTLPTSGSARYASALGVETFIKHSSLIQYSSTALQKAANAIQALANAEGLHSHSESVRLRGQGKSTSESSHPDNQQQE, encoded by the coding sequence ATGCTGCGAATCATAAACACTTGGAGCGAGGCTACCGCAGAATTGCGGCGCATCTGTCAGCGCACGGATAATGAAGATACCCTACAAGAAGAGGGGAAAGTGCGCCAAGTTCTACAGGCAGTGAAGCAAGAAGGCGATCGCGCCCTGCTACACTATACGGAACAATTCGACCGCCAAATTCTTCAAGCCTCCGAACTACGTATCAGCGGTTCTCAATTGGATGCCGCTTACCAGCAGGTTTCCAAAGATTTGCTCGATGCCATTCGTGTGGCCAAACAGAATATCGAAGCTTTTCACCGCCAGCGCATTCCCAAATCCTGGGTGCAATTCGGCGATGATGAGGTGGTTCTGGGCAAACGCTATACCCCTGTAGAACGAGCCGGAATTTATGTTCCAGGAGGAAGAGCTGCTTATCCCAGCACAGTATTGATGAATGCGATTCCGGCTGCGGTGGCTGGGGTGGAGCGCATTGTGATGGTGACACCGCCGGGAAGCGAGTCTAGCTTGCATCCAGCCGTACTTGTGGCTGCCCAGGAAGCAGGAATTCAAGAAATTTATCGGGTAGGGGGGGCACAAGCGATCGCGGCGTTGGCGTACGGAACCGAAACCATTCCCCAAGTTGATGTCATCACCGGACCGGGAAACATTTACGTCACCCTAGCGAAAAAACTGGTCTACGGTCGGGTAGGCATTGATTCTTTGGCCGGTCCTTCTGAAGTTTTGGTCATTGCCGACGAGACAGCCGATCCGGTCCACGTAGCTGCTGACTTGCTAGCCCAGGCCGAACACGACCCTATGGCAGCGGCCATCCTAATTGCGACCAGTTCTCAATTTGCCCGGGAGGTCAAAGAAGACCTGCAACGACAACTGGCCAACCATCCCCGTCGCTTGCTCACAGAAAAAGCGATCGCCAATTATGGTTTAGCCGTGGTCGTAGATTCTTTGGAAGCAGCTGCCCAACTATCCAACGAATTTGCCCCCGAACACTTAGAACTGGAAGTCAAAGAACCCTGGGCTTTACTCGAAAACATTCGCCACGCCGGGGCCATTTTCTTAGGAACATCCACCCCAGAAGCAGTAGGCGACTACATTGCTGGTCCCAACCATACCCTACCCACCTCAGGGTCGGCGCGCTATGCCTCGGCGTTGGGCGTAGAAACCTTTATCAAGCATTCCAGCTTGATTCAATATTCTTCAACGGCTTTACAAAAAGCGGCAAACGCCATTCAAGCCCTAGCCAATGCGGAAGGATTGCATTCCCACTCGGAATCCGTACGCCTGCGCGGACAGGGAAAAAGCACTTCCGAATCCTCCCACCCAGACAACCAACAACAAGAATAA
- the rpsT gene encoding 30S ribosomal protein S20, whose product MANIKSAVKRIRVSERNRLRNKSYKSAVKTLIKRSLAAIEEYAQNPNAEKEQAVRENMKVAYSKIDKAVKRGVLHANNGARKKSRLAKAMHKAESQAS is encoded by the coding sequence GTGGCAAATATTAAATCAGCCGTCAAGCGGATTAGAGTTAGCGAGCGCAACCGGTTGCGCAACAAATCTTACAAATCAGCTGTCAAAACCCTGATCAAAAGATCCTTGGCAGCCATCGAAGAGTACGCTCAAAACCCCAATGCCGAGAAAGAACAAGCAGTTCGGGAAAACATGAAAGTAGCGTACAGCAAAATCGATAAGGCCGTAAAACGAGGCGTTCTCCATGCCAACAATGGTGCCCGAAAAAAATCTCGCCTCGCCAAAGCCATGCACAAGGCTGAGTCGCAGGCAAGCTAG
- a CDS encoding TatD family hydrolase codes for MQLVDTHVHINFDVFQPDLEEVCQRWREAGISHLVHSMVDPEEFGQIQALSRQFPELFFAVGLHPLDVHKYADASGTSEAIQKVQQRIQQLAHSDSKVVAIGETGLDFYKAENQQAQIASFEAQLEVAQQLDLPVIIHCRDAATTAKEVLENFIERRGAVRGVMHCWGGDPTETQWFLDLGFYISFSGIVTFKNANSVQASAKMVPGHRLLVETDCPFLAPTPKRGKRNEPALVKHVAEQVASLRHESVEAICQQTVENAHRLFALQQPVTTG; via the coding sequence ATGCAACTCGTCGATACCCACGTACACATCAACTTCGATGTGTTCCAACCCGATTTAGAGGAAGTATGCCAGCGATGGCGGGAAGCTGGCATTTCCCACCTCGTCCATTCCATGGTAGACCCAGAAGAATTCGGGCAAATTCAAGCTTTATCCCGGCAATTCCCCGAACTTTTCTTCGCTGTAGGCTTGCATCCCCTAGACGTACATAAATATGCAGACGCTTCCGGTACTAGCGAAGCCATCCAAAAAGTACAACAACGCATTCAGCAGCTAGCCCACTCAGATAGCAAAGTTGTTGCCATTGGAGAAACCGGTTTAGATTTTTACAAAGCTGAAAACCAACAAGCGCAAATTGCCTCCTTTGAAGCCCAATTAGAGGTAGCCCAACAGCTAGATTTACCGGTTATTATTCACTGTCGCGACGCTGCCACCACCGCCAAAGAAGTCTTAGAAAACTTTATCGAGCGTCGCGGAGCGGTACGGGGCGTCATGCACTGTTGGGGCGGCGATCCCACCGAAACCCAGTGGTTTTTGGATTTGGGCTTTTACATCAGTTTCAGCGGTATTGTTACATTCAAAAATGCCAACTCCGTACAAGCATCGGCCAAAATGGTTCCCGGGCACCGACTGCTGGTGGAAACCGATTGTCCTTTTTTAGCACCTACGCCCAAACGAGGAAAGCGCAACGAACCAGCGCTTGTCAAACACGTAGCCGAACAAGTAGCCTCCCTCCGGCACGAATCTGTAGAAGCCATCTGCCAGCAAACCGTAGAAAACGCCCATCGGCTTTTTGCTCTGCAACAGCCAGTAACAACGGGGTAA